Proteins from a genomic interval of Coccinella septempunctata chromosome 2, icCocSept1.1, whole genome shotgun sequence:
- the LOC123307939 gene encoding death-associated protein 1: MSSPKNECELKGGHPPAVKAGGMRITQHKTRKDSGGLSEDTTGLTITSSPPKTLTISGAVARGYADFPTEAVQSFHKEKPPVQHAMKPQVNIQQPRK; encoded by the exons ATGTCGAGCCCAAAAAATGAATGTGAACTTAAAGGTGGTCACCCGCCAGCAG TGAAAGCAGGGGGTATGCGTATTACGCAGCATAAAACAAGAAAAGACTCTGGCGGACTATCTGAAGACACTACTGGATTAACTATTACTAGTAGTCCCCCAAAAACATTAACAATTTCAGGTGCTGTTGCTAGAGGGTATGCTGATTTTCCAACAGAAGCTGTGCAGAGCTTCCATAAGGAAAAACCTCCTGTACAACATGCCATGAAACCACAGGTCAATATTCAACAGCCAAGAAAATGA
- the LOC123307940 gene encoding uncharacterized protein LOC123307940, which produces MMSSSSRSDNHRLYAELQNAIEEDKLYWLRNEAKIKAAVTSKSYDEFRELVAAAHLKALKKEDKERKQRSWQTLTDFE; this is translated from the exons ATGATGTCATCTTCATCAAGATCAGATAACCACAGGTTGTATGCGGAGCTCCAGAATGCCATAGAAGAGGACAAACTCTACTGGCTTCGAAACGAAGCAAAGATAAAAGCAGCTGTTACAAGCAAATCATATGATGAATTCAG GGAATTGGTTGCAGCTGCTCATTTGAAAGCTTTGAAAAAAGAAGATAAAGAGAGAAAACAAAGATCATGGCAAACTTTGACAGATTTTGAATAA
- the LOC123308160 gene encoding serine/threonine-protein phosphatase 5: METEVKNNPNSSEEIDDNIKIAEDFKNQANECFKKQDYDSAIKYYTQAIEANPKSAVYFGNRSFAYLKLEWFGYALDDATKAIELDKNYIKGYYRRASAKMSLGKFKEALKDFELVTKIRPNDKDAKLKFKECDKIVRKLAFEKAIAVDDMKQNIADTINLEAMTIENDYKGPRLEENGKITLEFMKELMELYKKQGKLHRKYAFKILLDIKTYLMSQPSLVDVTIEPNKKFTVCGDIHGQFYDLMNIFELNGLPSESNPYLFNGDFVDRGSFSVECIFTLFGFKLLYPNHFFMSRGNHESSTMNEMYGFHGEVKSKYSARMSEFFNEVYNWLPLAHCLNKKVLVMHGGLFSKDGVTLDDIRETDRNRQPPDEGPMCDLLWSDPQHQNGRAPSRRGVGCQFGPDITEAFLKENNLDYIIRSHEVKHEGYEVAHGGKCITVFSAPNYCDTMCNKGAFINLNGSDLTPKFVTYEAVPHPDVKAMAYADAFYCI, encoded by the exons atggaAACAGAAGTGAAAAACAATCCAAATTCCAGTGAGGAAATAGACGATAATATTAAAATAGCGGAGGACTTCAAAAACCAAGCGAATGAATGTTTCAAAA AGCAAGACTATGATTCTGCTATTAAATACTATACTCAGGCAATTGAGGCAAACCCTAAATCAGCGGTTTATTTCGGAAACCGTAGTTTTGCTTATTTGAAATTAGAATGGTTTGGTTATGCGTTAGACGATGCAACAAAAGCAATCGAATTGGACAAAAATTATATAAAGGGTTATTATAGGAGAGCGTCAGCCAAAATGTCTCTAGGTAAATTTAAGGAAGCTTTAAAGGATTTTGAGTTA gtAACTAAAATAAGACCGAATGATAAAGATGCAAAGTTAAAATTCAAGGAATGTGATAAAATTGTTAGAAAACTAGCCTTTGAAAAAGCAATTGCTGTAGATGATATGAAGCAGAATATTGCAGATACAATCAATTTGGAAGCAATGA CTATAGAAAATGACTACAAAGGGCCTCGATTAGAGGAGAATGGCAAAATAACTTTAGAATTTATGAAAGAATTGATGGAATTGTATAAAAAGCAAGGAAAGTTACATAGGAAATATGCATTCAAG attctgcTAGATATTAAGACTTATTTAATGTCTCAACCTTCACTAGTTGATGTAACAATTGAACCGAACAAAAAATTTACTGTTTGTGGTGATATTCATGGACAGTTTTATGATCTTATgaatatatttgaattaaaCGGCCTACCTTCAGAATCAAATCCTTACCTATTCAATGGAGACTTTGTTGACCGTGGTTCTTTTTCAGTTGAGTGTATCTTTACACTGTTTGGTTTCAAATTATTATACCCCAATCACTTCTTCATGTCTAGAG GTAACCATGAAAGTTCAACAATGAATGAAATGTATGGTTTTCATGGTGAGGTAAAATCAAAATATTCAGCTAGAATGTCCGAATTCTTCAATGAAGTATACAATTGGTTACCATTGGCACATTGTCTGAACAAGAAGGTTCTTGTTATGCATGGAGGTCTTTTTTCAAAGGATGGAGTTACCTTAGATGATATTAGAGAAACAGATCGTAATAGGCAGCCCCCAGATGAAGGTCCTATGTGTGATTTGTTATGGTCTGATCCTCAACATCAAAACGGAAGAGCTCCTAGTCGTAGAGGTGTAGGATGTCAATTTGGACCAGACATAACAGAAGCTTTTTTGAAGGAGAATAATCTTGACTATATAATCAGGAGTCATGAAGTTAAACATGAAGGATACGAAGTTGCCCATGGCGGAAAATGCATTACGGTGTTTTCTGCACCTAATTATTG tGATACTATGTGTAATAAAGGTGCATTTATCAACCTAAATGGAAGTGATTTAACACCAAAATTTGTGACATATGAAGCTGTG CCTCATCCAGATGTGAAAGCAATGGCATATGCTGATGCCTTTTACTGTATATAA